In a single window of the Flavobacterium sp. W4I14 genome:
- a CDS encoding hypothetical protein (product_source=Hypo-rule applied; superfamily=81665; transmembrane_helix_parts=Inside_1_12,TMhelix_13_35,Outside_36_49,TMhelix_50_72,Inside_73_124,TMhelix_125_147,Outside_148_328,TMhelix_329_346,Inside_347_365,TMhelix_366_388,Outside_389_397,TMhelix_398_420,Inside_421_426,TMhelix_427_449,Outside_450_452): protein MYDRLKNLLSPLFIFCLVLLILNDFLLKAVFHNALTGKLSDFCGLFIFPIFWSAVFPKFKSWVFIISGILFVFWKSEYASGLIELINAVFPIERTVDPTDLLALPVLFLGWLHLKGRTQFVMNNSLVTRLGTAFIALVAIFSFCATSMQKYVQSFDHPQYVLLRSAVTPDVKLYDEFEFYRMDSLLVVKVNHQYISEPVMDDDYNKNRSLADLDVNTVARIGDSTSQMPPGEITALAVETPQGQDSLRFKGGRLDGRFTRTKNGKLIIEGFYKIGIEDSIWTIKDSSSNAVIKQTIVKGERTRIEQLRDGKLVSSTSINTRADSIRNTNIKIGMLALCMVGIIFVLRRNYRKTFPHQLALKLHWKWLLCLVSPIFVWLLYLGVTILLMDYSPDIFETLAAIVFIFMATCPLMLVAVFGIKLRKEVDILLYWLLLGLACSIWTISGILIELTN from the coding sequence ATGTATGACCGTTTAAAAAATCTCTTGTCGCCGCTTTTTATCTTTTGCCTTGTGCTCTTGATCCTCAACGACTTCCTGCTGAAAGCTGTTTTTCATAATGCGCTTACCGGTAAACTTTCCGATTTCTGCGGACTATTTATTTTCCCGATTTTTTGGTCGGCCGTCTTTCCTAAATTTAAATCGTGGGTCTTTATTATCAGTGGCATATTGTTCGTTTTCTGGAAAAGTGAATATGCTTCCGGACTGATTGAATTAATAAATGCCGTCTTTCCCATCGAGCGGACGGTTGATCCTACCGATCTGCTGGCCTTACCTGTGCTGTTTTTGGGCTGGTTGCACCTCAAGGGAAGAACGCAGTTCGTGATGAATAATTCCCTGGTGACGCGCCTGGGCACTGCGTTTATCGCGCTTGTCGCCATTTTCTCCTTCTGCGCCACCAGTATGCAGAAGTATGTCCAGTCTTTTGATCATCCTCAATATGTGCTTTTGCGGTCTGCTGTAACGCCAGATGTTAAGCTATATGATGAATTTGAATTTTACAGGATGGATTCGTTGCTCGTTGTCAAGGTTAACCATCAATATATTAGTGAGCCTGTTATGGATGATGATTACAATAAGAACCGTTCCCTCGCAGATCTTGATGTTAACACCGTAGCGCGGATAGGAGATAGCACAAGCCAGATGCCTCCGGGAGAAATTACTGCTCTGGCTGTTGAGACCCCACAGGGCCAAGATTCTTTAAGGTTTAAGGGCGGAAGGCTGGATGGCAGGTTCACCAGAACAAAAAATGGCAAATTGATTATTGAAGGCTTCTACAAGATAGGTATTGAAGACTCTATTTGGACCATTAAGGATAGCAGCAGTAATGCGGTGATTAAACAGACCATTGTAAAGGGAGAACGAACCCGGATTGAGCAATTACGCGATGGTAAGTTGGTTTCCTCGACAAGTATCAACACCCGGGCAGACAGCATTAGGAATACCAACATCAAGATTGGAATGCTGGCACTGTGCATGGTTGGCATTATCTTCGTGTTACGCCGAAACTACCGCAAAACCTTTCCTCACCAGCTTGCGCTCAAATTGCATTGGAAATGGCTATTATGCCTGGTCTCACCAATTTTTGTATGGCTATTATACCTTGGTGTAACCATATTACTTATGGATTATAGCCCGGATATCTTTGAAACCCTGGCAGCAATTGTTTTCATTTTTATGGCAACTTGCCCGCTCATGCTTGTTGCCGTTTTTGGGATCAAGCTGAGAAAGGAAGTCGATATTCTATTGTACTGGTTGTTGCTTGGGCTTGCATGCAGCATCTGGACAATCTCCGGTATCCTTATCGAACTTACTAATTAG
- a CDS encoding putative membrane protein (product_source=COG3462; cog=COG3462; superfamily=118215; transmembrane_helix_parts=Inside_1_6,TMhelix_7_26,Outside_27_40,TMhelix_41_63,Inside_64_75,TMhelix_76_95,Outside_96_99) translates to MTSTNKFILKLSFLVAPFIIFSLVLHDGGSGGSIGGGGYDLSGLVYGSMLFAVIVIWLIWMLISYSLSKTAIDKKLHFRLLIIGLIALIAAWFVTPRMF, encoded by the coding sequence ATGACCAGCACCAACAAATTCATTTTAAAGTTATCTTTTCTTGTTGCTCCCTTCATCATCTTCAGCCTTGTCTTACATGATGGTGGTTCAGGCGGTAGTATTGGTGGCGGAGGCTACGATTTGTCTGGTCTGGTTTATGGTTCGATGCTGTTTGCCGTAATTGTTATATGGCTGATATGGATGTTGATCAGTTATTCCCTCAGCAAAACAGCAATAGACAAAAAGCTGCACTTCAGGCTATTAATAATAGGTTTAATCGCGCTTATCGCAGCCTGGTTCGTTACACCTAGAATGTTCTAA
- a CDS encoding CubicO group peptidase (beta-lactamase class C family) (product_source=COG1680; cath_funfam=3.40.710.10; cleavage_site_network=SignalP-noTM; cog=COG1680; pfam=PF00144; superfamily=56601) → MKRVFLFLSITTMCLSLHAQQTVHSVAFRPERLARIDRVVQSYIDSNWIVGAVCLVMKDGKPAYFKAFGMDDKEKGRPMHKDAIFRIASQTKAITSTAVMMLWEEGKFLLDDPVSKYIPSFARPKVLDKFNEKDSSYTTLPAKREITIRDLLTHTSGLGYAQIGSAKMQAIYAKAGIQAGFSDHKQLLADAVNKLGTLPLEYNPGERFNYSLSIDVLGRLVEVASGMSLDRFFAERIFAPLGMNDTYFHLPETKRSRLVTAYTEDAKTHKTVKWVDGTFPGSSINYPVNNNGYFAGGAGLVSTITDYAAFLQLFINKGNYQGKQLLARHTVDVMTRNQIGDISLGDDKFGIGFQLTTAKGSGKLGLSEGSISWGGFFATSYWADPKEKLSGLLFLQQWPFKHSELSDKYKVLVYQALN, encoded by the coding sequence ATGAAACGTGTATTCCTGTTCCTCTCCATTACCACCATGTGTTTGTCGCTGCACGCACAGCAAACTGTCCATTCCGTTGCTTTTCGTCCTGAGCGTTTGGCCCGGATAGACCGGGTGGTTCAAAGTTACATCGATAGCAATTGGATTGTGGGAGCAGTATGCCTGGTCATGAAGGATGGGAAGCCAGCTTATTTTAAAGCATTTGGTATGGACGATAAAGAAAAAGGAAGGCCTATGCATAAAGATGCCATATTCCGGATTGCATCCCAAACCAAAGCCATTACCAGCACGGCGGTGATGATGTTATGGGAAGAGGGAAAGTTCCTGCTAGATGATCCGGTATCTAAATATATTCCCTCATTTGCCAGGCCTAAAGTGCTCGATAAGTTTAACGAAAAAGACAGTAGTTATACCACCCTGCCCGCTAAACGCGAAATTACCATCAGAGACCTGCTCACGCACACTTCCGGATTAGGCTATGCACAAATCGGTTCGGCCAAAATGCAGGCCATTTATGCCAAAGCTGGCATACAGGCCGGATTTTCGGACCATAAGCAGCTTTTGGCTGATGCTGTGAATAAATTGGGCACTTTGCCCCTTGAATATAACCCTGGCGAACGATTTAACTATAGTTTAAGTATTGATGTGCTGGGAAGACTGGTGGAGGTCGCATCTGGCATGAGCTTAGACAGGTTCTTTGCTGAAAGAATCTTTGCTCCCCTGGGGATGAACGATACCTATTTTCATCTGCCTGAAACCAAAAGGAGTAGATTGGTAACTGCATACACCGAAGATGCGAAGACCCATAAGACCGTTAAATGGGTTGATGGTACATTTCCGGGTAGTTCGATAAATTATCCGGTAAATAACAATGGTTATTTTGCAGGTGGGGCCGGATTGGTATCTACCATAACCGATTACGCTGCTTTCCTGCAACTGTTTATCAATAAAGGAAATTATCAAGGTAAGCAATTGCTGGCAAGGCATACTGTTGATGTGATGACCAGGAACCAGATCGGGGATATTTCATTGGGCGATGATAAGTTCGGAATTGGTTTTCAGCTTACAACAGCTAAGGGAAGTGGCAAATTAGGCTTATCTGAAGGAAGTATTTCCTGGGGAGGTTTTTTCGCAACCTCCTACTGGGCCGATCCAAAAGAAAAACTTTCAGGCCTTTTATTCCTCCAGCAGTGGCCCTTTAAACACAGTGAACTCAGCGACAAATATAAAGTACTGGTTTATCAGGCACTGAATTAA
- a CDS encoding iron complex outermembrane receptor protein (product_source=KO:K02014; cath_funfam=2.170.130.10,2.40.170.20,2.60.40.1120; cleavage_site_network=SignalP-noTM; cog=COG1629; ko=KO:K02014; pfam=PF00593,PF07715,PF13715; superfamily=49478,56935; transmembrane_helix_parts=Inside_1_6,TMhelix_7_26,Outside_27_959) has translation MKRKLHNNLNYGKLFMLLAMLLFAGICNAQTNTFSGKVTDEQGNAVPGASIKLKITGRSTTTDQNGEFAFTNLSTQKETATISFLGFITREIALLANIKTVIRMTTAVNTMDEVVVTGMFDKRKRIDASVAITTLNSAQIERTVPASAADLLKNAPGVFVNSSNGEIRNSVASRGITAGSQDGSFGYEYVSMQEDGIPVTNITYFSYGPDFFLRPDATLARLEAVRGGTASVTAANAPGGIFNYVSKTGGNTFEGELRTKYGFQGSNGGNPLARVDLDLGGPIKNNWFYNIGGFYRYDQTGRYPGYPINKGGQIKANLLKKYKTGSLKIIGKYLHDKNGYAQLLPTNSFSDPKPSEGFDIFSTILMPKFDFTSPRYIGGGDISLNPANVVESKYKSIGALWEQQLGKGWSLSNAFRYSRNDINYNTTNGSIMSGTDFSSYFLLSGMTGLGFGNYSFKDAKTGTELMSINAAPGQGGLPAYTIVKDVLPGQGVSPHSLYFSVLGSYENQVNELINQFAVNKKLKNMSFNAGMYYGRSKAHRFSGINGVALGTIENRPKLVNLTFTGSTLGGTTGVHQVTNAEGIAQANGDTGGFLDFNVTQAQYAFFFSQTWSLTDKLTFDWGGRYETAKVEAHNQRTYFKTGLQGGTDNDPKTFFNNNTLDRISSVEFEKRLNTFSFSGALNYKFNDNTAVYTRYSRGKKSPDMDVYFAANRPETVALLNPEVRTTEQVELGLKARRKDLDLFITPFYSMLSGVPNGSIFTNADATLYTTPSLYSKYRTFGIEIEGDYNLTKTFSLRAVATFQRSKIVEAEYWVANGPGMADDTKISYSGNETDNNARIISRITPTYHNDKLYLFLTWSYLGKRQANAPNVFYLPSFSNFDLGAGYNLTRKITLSANINNLFNNYQVMSWARPGNLLTQLSGAGSFNKAQFDAAVANNTPYFTISNPPRAYYLTASYKF, from the coding sequence ATGAAAAGAAAATTACACAACAATTTAAATTATGGAAAGCTTTTTATGCTTCTGGCCATGTTGCTGTTTGCGGGTATATGCAACGCTCAAACCAACACTTTCTCAGGTAAAGTTACCGATGAGCAGGGAAATGCTGTTCCCGGTGCAAGTATTAAACTGAAAATAACCGGACGAAGCACAACTACCGACCAAAACGGTGAATTTGCTTTTACCAATCTCAGTACCCAAAAGGAAACTGCAACCATTTCTTTTTTGGGTTTTATCACCCGGGAAATAGCTTTGTTAGCCAACATTAAAACGGTGATCAGGATGACAACAGCGGTGAATACGATGGATGAAGTGGTGGTTACCGGAATGTTCGATAAGCGAAAACGTATTGATGCTTCCGTAGCAATTACCACCTTAAACAGTGCACAGATTGAGCGCACTGTACCGGCAAGTGCTGCCGACCTTTTAAAAAATGCGCCAGGTGTATTTGTAAATTCATCAAATGGTGAGATCAGGAACAGCGTTGCCTCACGTGGCATCACCGCAGGTTCGCAAGACGGCAGTTTTGGCTATGAATATGTTTCGATGCAGGAAGATGGAATCCCGGTAACCAATATTACCTATTTCAGTTATGGGCCCGATTTCTTCCTCAGGCCAGATGCAACCCTGGCCCGTTTGGAAGCCGTACGGGGTGGAACGGCTTCTGTTACAGCGGCTAATGCGCCCGGTGGAATCTTTAATTATGTTTCTAAAACCGGAGGTAATACCTTTGAGGGCGAACTCAGAACCAAATATGGCTTTCAGGGAAGTAATGGCGGTAATCCGCTCGCACGCGTTGATCTGGACCTGGGCGGGCCGATCAAAAATAACTGGTTTTACAATATCGGTGGTTTTTACCGCTATGATCAAACTGGCCGCTACCCGGGCTATCCCATTAATAAGGGTGGACAGATCAAGGCAAACCTTTTAAAGAAATATAAAACCGGTTCTTTAAAAATAATCGGTAAATACCTTCATGATAAAAATGGATATGCCCAGTTACTGCCTACCAACAGTTTCTCAGATCCAAAACCAAGTGAAGGATTCGATATATTTTCAACGATCCTGATGCCCAAATTTGATTTTACCTCCCCACGGTATATCGGAGGGGGCGATATCTCGTTAAATCCGGCTAATGTGGTAGAAAGCAAATATAAATCGATAGGAGCCTTATGGGAACAGCAGTTGGGCAAAGGCTGGTCACTCAGCAATGCGTTCCGCTACTCCCGGAATGATATCAATTACAATACCACAAACGGCTCGATTATGAGTGGTACCGATTTTAGCAGTTACTTTCTGCTTTCAGGGATGACCGGACTTGGATTTGGAAACTATTCGTTCAAGGATGCTAAAACCGGAACTGAACTGATGAGCATCAATGCAGCACCCGGACAGGGCGGGTTGCCGGCATACACGATCGTTAAGGATGTATTGCCAGGACAGGGTGTAAGCCCACATTCCCTTTATTTTTCTGTATTGGGCAGTTATGAGAACCAGGTGAATGAGCTTATTAACCAGTTTGCTGTTAATAAAAAGCTTAAAAATATGAGCTTTAACGCAGGGATGTACTATGGAAGATCGAAAGCCCACCGTTTCTCCGGAATCAACGGAGTTGCTTTGGGTACCATCGAAAACCGGCCCAAACTCGTAAACCTTACCTTTACGGGCAGTACCCTGGGGGGCACTACCGGGGTGCATCAGGTAACCAATGCTGAAGGAATTGCACAGGCTAACGGTGATACAGGCGGCTTTCTTGATTTTAACGTAACGCAGGCACAATACGCCTTTTTCTTCAGCCAGACCTGGAGCCTGACCGATAAACTGACCTTTGATTGGGGAGGAAGGTACGAAACAGCCAAAGTAGAGGCGCATAACCAGCGCACTTACTTTAAAACCGGTTTACAGGGCGGAACAGATAATGATCCGAAAACATTCTTCAATAACAATACGCTCGATCGTATCAGCTCGGTAGAATTTGAAAAGAGATTAAATACTTTCTCTTTTTCAGGCGCGCTCAATTATAAGTTTAATGACAATACAGCCGTGTACACCCGTTACTCAAGAGGTAAAAAATCGCCGGATATGGATGTATATTTTGCGGCCAACAGGCCCGAAACTGTGGCTTTGTTAAATCCTGAAGTACGTACAACCGAACAGGTAGAACTTGGCCTGAAAGCCCGGAGGAAAGATCTTGATTTATTTATTACGCCTTTTTACAGCATGCTAAGCGGAGTGCCAAACGGTTCGATTTTTACCAACGCAGATGCAACACTTTATACCACGCCCTCCCTGTACAGCAAGTACCGCACGTTTGGGATAGAGATAGAAGGCGATTATAACCTAACCAAAACCTTTAGCCTGAGGGCTGTTGCAACCTTTCAGCGTTCCAAAATTGTGGAGGCAGAATATTGGGTAGCCAATGGTCCTGGAATGGCAGACGACACTAAAATATCTTATTCAGGTAACGAAACAGATAACAATGCGCGGATCATATCACGCATTACACCCACCTATCACAATGATAAACTCTATCTTTTTCTCACCTGGTCTTATCTTGGCAAAAGACAGGCCAATGCGCCTAACGTGTTTTACCTGCCTTCTTTCTCCAACTTTGATCTCGGCGCAGGATACAACCTCACGCGTAAAATAACTTTGAGCGCAAACATCAATAACCTGTTCAATAATTATCAGGTAATGAGCTGGGCCCGGCCCGGAAACCTGTTAACACAGTTAAGCGGGGCAGGAAGCTTTAACAAGGCACAGTTTGATGCTGCAGTCGCCAATAATACACCTTATTTTACCATTTCCAACCCGCCAAGGGCCTATTACTTAACTGCTTCGTACAAGTTTTAA
- a CDS encoding acetyl esterase (product_source=KO:K01066; cath_funfam=3.40.50.1820; cleavage_site_network=SignalP-noTM; cog=COG0657; ko=KO:K01066; pfam=PF07859; superfamily=53474): protein MNRLSTLSLVMLMACTAVFAQQTKKQKNTVRPLTAAEVSTRLSPEIKLLAFGPVSKLDSTFIANARKADKARPTPKLKNADSVEISDLNIPGLEKGDPLVPIRIYRPKYANGNVPLLVWFHGGGFIAGNLTSDHQACATMSIRSQVVVISVDYRLAPEHVFPAGVNDGYSTLLWGISNAKTFRIDTAKVGVGGGSAGAAIAGSIVLKARAEKGPKIKAQLLVFPPADMDTTHVSVVELWNIPGVKGADMTRYLKYYLGEKQYKNVPEHALPGLTKNLKGLPPTYILTCGVDPLRDGALLYAQRLINAGIFTELHNYAGYPHGFVPERANTELHYMAKKLLNQ from the coding sequence ATGAACAGACTAAGCACATTGTCCCTGGTCATGCTAATGGCATGTACAGCTGTTTTCGCACAGCAGACAAAAAAACAGAAAAACACAGTTAGGCCCCTTACTGCAGCAGAGGTGAGTACCCGATTATCGCCTGAAATCAAACTACTCGCCTTCGGGCCGGTTTCAAAACTTGATAGTACCTTTATTGCCAATGCAAGAAAAGCAGATAAGGCACGCCCAACGCCTAAGCTTAAAAACGCTGACAGTGTAGAAATTTCCGACCTGAATATACCAGGGCTGGAAAAAGGTGATCCGCTGGTGCCCATACGGATTTACCGGCCAAAGTACGCCAACGGGAATGTTCCATTGCTGGTTTGGTTTCACGGCGGCGGTTTTATTGCGGGAAATCTTACCAGTGATCATCAGGCCTGCGCTACAATGAGTATCCGCTCCCAGGTAGTGGTAATATCGGTCGATTACAGGCTTGCCCCCGAACATGTATTTCCGGCCGGGGTGAACGATGGTTATTCCACCCTGCTCTGGGGTATTTCCAATGCAAAAACATTTAGGATAGACACCGCTAAAGTTGGTGTGGGCGGCGGAAGTGCCGGAGCAGCAATTGCAGGAAGCATCGTACTTAAGGCCAGGGCAGAAAAAGGCCCGAAAATAAAGGCCCAACTGCTGGTTTTTCCTCCCGCAGATATGGATACAACCCATGTATCGGTAGTGGAGTTATGGAATATTCCCGGCGTTAAGGGAGCCGACATGACCCGCTACCTCAAATATTACCTTGGGGAGAAACAGTATAAAAATGTTCCTGAGCATGCACTGCCCGGGCTGACCAAAAATTTAAAGGGCCTGCCGCCAACCTATATTTTAACCTGCGGCGTCGACCCATTGAGAGACGGTGCACTCTTATATGCGCAAAGACTTATCAATGCTGGGATATTTACAGAGTTGCACAATTACGCCGGGTATCCTCATGGCTTTGTTCCAGAGCGGGCAAATACAGAACTCCACTACATGGCAAAAAAACTACTGAACCAATAA
- a CDS encoding acetyl esterase/lipase (product_source=COG0657; cath_funfam=3.40.50.1820; cleavage_site_network=SignalP-noTM; cog=COG0657; pfam=PF07859; superfamily=53474): MKKTILIKVLIFLLLGSMNAMAQQDTVKLKDVKYGSFERNLMDVYLPPGRAPKTPFVILIHGGAWVQAGKEYVRDFQQYLLNQGIASVNINHRYANDSTVHYKQIMEDVDRAVKYCADHAAEWNTRADGFSTTGFSSGAHLALLYGYTTERKINAIVDFSGPNNFTDTATLNYCVKAGLIGLVEKITGDRFTGVSHVPASFSLASPYTHVKNIPTFIAHGTIDPVVKVIQSQQLARKLQRMHVPVKFIEVEGLAHDLDKKPQEKLKLYQAAAAWIKKYGQKDKI, translated from the coding sequence ATGAAAAAGACCATTTTGATAAAAGTGCTTATTTTCTTGCTGCTGGGATCAATGAATGCCATGGCGCAGCAAGATACCGTAAAGCTCAAGGATGTAAAATATGGAAGTTTTGAACGTAACCTCATGGATGTTTACCTTCCACCAGGCCGGGCACCCAAAACACCTTTTGTAATCCTGATCCATGGTGGTGCATGGGTTCAGGCCGGCAAGGAATATGTCAGGGATTTTCAGCAGTACCTGCTCAACCAGGGTATTGCTTCGGTTAATATTAACCATAGGTATGCGAATGATTCCACTGTTCATTATAAACAGATAATGGAGGATGTAGACCGCGCGGTAAAGTATTGCGCAGATCATGCTGCTGAATGGAATACCCGTGCGGATGGTTTTAGTACTACAGGGTTTAGCTCAGGGGCGCATCTGGCACTTTTGTATGGGTATACCACAGAAAGAAAAATAAATGCCATAGTAGATTTCAGTGGGCCCAATAACTTTACCGATACCGCTACACTGAATTATTGTGTAAAGGCAGGGCTGATAGGATTGGTAGAAAAAATTACTGGCGACCGCTTTACAGGTGTTAGCCATGTACCGGCAAGTTTTTCATTGGCAAGTCCTTATACCCATGTTAAAAACATCCCTACTTTCATTGCGCATGGAACCATCGATCCGGTGGTAAAAGTTATCCAGTCGCAGCAACTGGCCCGAAAACTTCAGCGTATGCATGTTCCGGTGAAATTTATTGAAGTGGAAGGCCTGGCGCATGATCTGGATAAAAAACCGCAGGAAAAACTAAAACTATACCAGGCAGCTGCTGCATGGATCAAAAAATACGGACAAAAAGATAAAATATGA
- a CDS encoding long-chain acyl-CoA synthetase (product_source=KO:K01897; cath_funfam=2.30.38.10,3.30.300.30,3.40.50.980; cog=COG0318; ko=KO:K01897; pfam=PF00501,PF13193; superfamily=56801) encodes MLNLSVLLEDSASRFGTRPAFSSGSTDFTFHQVNVMANQLANALKKLGICEGEKVAMTCPNCIWFPVIYYAVLKTGAVMVPLNILLKSDEIKYHLQDSQAAFYFCFEGTPEMPVGKLGWNAFDQVPGCRNFILIGADKPVGERSYTLAELMAGEDEAFDSCVTDAEDTAVIIYTSGTTGKPKGAELTHINLYCNAVLSAELFSLSQTDVQLIVLPLFHVFGMTVLMNAGLYRAAHGILLPRFDAKDVIENINKYKVSIFAGVPTMYWLMASYIHPEITDQQVNNALRICISGGASLPLAVLEGFEQRFGVQVQEGYGMSEGSPVVTFNDPKIGRKPGSIGTPVWGVSVKIIDQKGHEVANGEKGELIYKGHNVMKGYFRRPDETREVLRNGWLHSGDIAIKDNDGFYFIVDRLKDMIIRGGMNIYPREVEEVMMKHPAVSLAAVVGVPDDKLGEEVKAFIVLKENQQVTEKEIIDWCRAMLASYKCPRYVEFRAVLPLTATGKLFKKELKNNL; translated from the coding sequence ATGCTGAATTTATCTGTGCTTTTGGAGGATAGTGCCTCAAGATTCGGAACCCGCCCGGCTTTCAGCTCCGGCAGCACTGATTTTACTTTTCACCAGGTAAATGTTATGGCCAACCAGCTAGCCAATGCACTTAAGAAATTAGGCATCTGCGAAGGTGAAAAGGTAGCCATGACTTGCCCAAACTGCATCTGGTTTCCCGTTATTTATTATGCAGTGCTAAAAACAGGCGCTGTAATGGTTCCACTGAATATCCTCCTTAAGTCTGATGAAATAAAATACCACCTTCAGGACTCCCAGGCAGCGTTTTATTTTTGTTTTGAAGGAACTCCAGAAATGCCAGTTGGGAAATTAGGCTGGAATGCTTTTGATCAGGTGCCTGGCTGCAGGAATTTTATTTTGATCGGTGCTGACAAACCTGTTGGGGAAAGAAGTTATACGTTGGCTGAACTGATGGCCGGGGAAGATGAAGCCTTTGATAGCTGCGTTACCGATGCAGAAGATACAGCAGTGATTATTTATACATCCGGAACTACAGGAAAGCCAAAAGGCGCAGAACTTACCCATATCAATCTTTATTGCAATGCCGTTCTCTCGGCTGAATTGTTTTCCCTTTCTCAAACAGACGTCCAGTTGATTGTTCTTCCATTATTCCATGTATTCGGCATGACGGTGTTGATGAACGCAGGGCTTTACAGGGCAGCTCATGGTATCCTTTTGCCACGGTTTGATGCGAAAGATGTTATCGAAAATATCAATAAATACAAAGTAAGCATCTTTGCTGGCGTGCCCACAATGTATTGGCTAATGGCCAGCTACATCCATCCCGAAATCACTGACCAGCAGGTGAATAATGCTTTGCGGATCTGCATTTCTGGCGGCGCTTCTCTGCCACTGGCTGTACTAGAGGGTTTTGAGCAAAGGTTCGGCGTTCAGGTGCAGGAAGGATATGGAATGAGCGAAGGCTCCCCGGTAGTCACCTTCAACGATCCAAAGATCGGGCGTAAACCCGGATCTATCGGTACCCCGGTTTGGGGTGTCTCCGTAAAAATAATCGATCAGAAAGGTCATGAAGTTGCAAACGGTGAAAAAGGAGAGCTGATCTACAAAGGGCATAATGTGATGAAAGGCTATTTCCGCAGGCCGGATGAAACACGGGAGGTACTGCGCAACGGCTGGCTGCATTCTGGTGATATTGCCATAAAAGATAACGATGGCTTTTATTTCATTGTCGACAGACTAAAAGATATGATCATCAGGGGTGGAATGAATATTTATCCCAGAGAAGTGGAAGAGGTGATGATGAAGCATCCGGCTGTATCGCTTGCCGCTGTTGTGGGTGTGCCGGATGATAAACTTGGTGAAGAAGTAAAAGCATTCATTGTATTAAAAGAAAACCAGCAGGTGACTGAAAAGGAAATTATCGACTGGTGCAGGGCGATGCTGGCCTCTTATAAGTGTCCCCGCTATGTGGAATTCAGAGCGGTATTGCCTTTAACTGCTACGGGAAAACTGTTTAAAAAAGAACTGAAAAATAATTTATAA